Proteins from a single region of Acanthochromis polyacanthus isolate Apoly-LR-REF ecotype Palm Island chromosome 11, KAUST_Apoly_ChrSc, whole genome shotgun sequence:
- the nup153 gene encoding nuclear pore complex protein Nup153 isoform X7, with amino-acid sequence MAATGGGKIRSRRYHIASKPYAKSKQQSGLISRVTDTVKSIVPSWLQKYFKNEDAPEGGETVQGPNRNCQPPPPPNGSEEGPSPLDGRDSPEPSTSNTEPSTSRASLNFQEYVLSRPPLSRSHLHFTPLDPSAPTLGASSSLFSQPSTSSAPGPFSTGFSLVKEIKDNLSQHEDDNISTTSGFSSRASDKDVPTSKAASLPQLWSPETDRTNCGPQPSQSSQKKPAFNLSVFGTSSNSTLNSTVLSSSQLGDSPFYPGKTTYGGAAAVRSSRTRPGTPYQAPVRRQIKAKPAGAQPCGVTSATARRILQSLERMSSPLADAKRIPAAASSPLSTSMDGINLDASHLTPKKKRVESTLPPVQKLVVPATASVSGNRSVSFRATLTPGGVSRTLDRATRETPTRQSPQLLEATPGPSQSTKGSSGPAYPLSSTPAASSVSSGGGKMKRERSSARPSSKHQEDDEVAEVPDLPTISLPIGPSALPTFSFSSPLPPVTTSTTVSSTPKTMPVTPAKETVTNKDPPKASTPPCVPFTFSSPIVKATAASPPSFSPSAGFTFSAPVTKLGPSMSNGKLTTPIAATVKPATNKSTEDFEGPFKPAKTLKQGSVLDLLKAPGFASPVAQISPSSDAAPQQTSTQSTAPSSTSTTTSSLAASTGFGSLFKASTDWSCDVCLVQNKSSDTKCVCCAAPQPNSSKSIDSKPSLATSVGQENSSSSTNTTSTTTTTTGFGTMFSKPAGTWDCDTCLVLNKPDAVKCVACETAKPGTGLKPSLTLPSAFSAVKTVSAPAAPVSTGFSGFGDKFKKPEGAWECDTCMVQNKAEDTKCVACTNPKPGASAGASSTASSAPVFGLGDKFKKPEGTWDCDVCLLQNKAADLQCVACQAAKPGANVEPKAFGSSGSSAGATSGSSTFGSSTSSSGGFKFGTSDSTSGSGSGGFKFGGSLSESSSASSGGFKFGVSFGSSSSEATSKDTTASSGFKFGSSSEGFKFGAASSDDKKSDQPAAGSGFKFGVSGGIAFGTGSSSTESNSSKSGFTFGLSKPEEKTSDATTTSSSTVTFTPPSSQEKSDSVASTNTNLTTTTTTTIGSVFGRLGEPVSPQAASTFGSLQPGKEPAAPTFTFGKPEEKKEAVASSAPSSFLFGGASKDADSAPVPAATGGFSFGKPSAPAEQPPPAFTFGKPADKSETSTSEAPKASFTFGQSAADSSAAAPKPAFSFMTSNPTNATNSTTSSSSTPTPSLFGTTTVTTTSSSSSSSTPAPAPSAAPSTFMFGQSAAASSDAPPAKTFLFGQSQDSQPPAPSAAPLNSAPAPAPAQPFIFGAPANAAPPPAAAPSFGFGATAPSAASSSAASTAPSPFAFSSAPSAGFGANQTPSFGSSFGSPFPATPSQAPAFGAKPSAAPVFGQQTNSTPVFGAAANAAPGGGFQFGGSGGFGATNNASGVFTFGAGSAASPAPPANPSMAPQSGAPGGGFNFTQPPTFNIGSTKSFTASPAGQQPIAGRKIKTAVRRRK; translated from the exons ATGGCGGCCACGGGTGGAGGGAAAATTAGAAGCAGGAGATATCATATCGCCTCTAAACCTTACGCCAAGAGTAAACAG cagTCAGGCCTCATCAGTCGAGTGACAGACACAGTAAAGAGCATCGTTCCTTCCTGGCTGCAGAAATACTTTAAGAATGAAGATGCTCCTGAAGGAGGAGAGACTGTACAGGGGCCAAACAGGAACTGCcagccacctcctcctcctaatGGCAGTGAAGAGGGACCTTCTCCCCTCGATGGGCGCGACTCTCCAGAGCCTAGCACCAGTAACACAG AGCCCTCAACCAGCCGAGCATCCCTGAACTTTCAGGAGTATGTACTCTCTCGACCTCCTCTGAGTCGCTCTCACCTCCACTTTACCCCGCTGGATCCTTCTGCCCCAACCCTGGGGGCCTCCAGCAGCCTCTTCTCTCAGCCTTCCACCTCCTCAGCTCCTGGGCCTTTTTCTACAGGCTTCTCCTTGGTGAAAGAAATCAAGGACAACCTCTCACAGCACGAAGATGATAACATCTCCACCACAAGTGGATTCTCCTCCCGTGCATCTGACAAAG ATGTCCCCACTTCCAAAGCGGCATCGCTTCCTCAGCTCTGGTCCccagagacagacagaacaaACTGTGGGCCTCAGCCCTCCCAGTCCAGTCAGAAAAAGCCTGCTTTCAACCTGTCTGTCTTTGGAACCTCCTCCAAT TCGACATTAAACAGCACAGTACTGAGCTCCAGCCAGCTTGGAGATTCGCCCTTCTACCCCGGGAAGACCACGTATGGTGGAGCAGCTGCTGTCAGAAGCTCCCGTACTCGCCCTGGAACACCATACCAG GCTCCAGTGAGGAGACAGATCAAGGCTAAGCCTGCTGGTGCTCAGCCCTGTGGGGTGACCAGCGCCACAGCCAGACGCATTCTGCAGTCCTTGGAGCGCATGTCGAGCCCACTGGCT GATGCCAAGAGAATccctgcagcagcttcatccCCCCTCTCAACA TCGATGGATGGCATAAATCTAGATGCTTCACATCTCACGCCCAAAAAGAAGCGG GTGGAGTCAACCCTCCCACCGGTGCAGAAACTTGTGGTTCCTGCCACAGCATCAGTGTCAGGAAATCGCTCTGTGTCCTTCAGGGCCACTTTGACCCCTGGAGGAGTGAGCCGAACTCTGGACAGGGCCACAAGAGAGACG CCGACAAGACAATCACCGCAGCTACTTGAAGCAACCCCTGGTCCATCACAAAG CACAAAGGGTTCCAGTGGTCCGGCCTATCCTCTGTCCAGCACACCTGCAGCCAGCAGTGTGAGCTCTGGAGGCGGCAagatgaagagagagaggagcagtGCACGACCCTCCTCCAAACACCAGGAAGATGATGAG GTGGCTGAAGTGCCAGACCTCCCAACCATTTCACTTCCCATCGGCCCATCTGCCTTGCCCACCTTCAGCTTCTCCTCTCCCCTGCCACCCGTCACCACCTCCACGACCGTTAGCTCCACCCCCAAGACCATGCCTGTTACTCCTGCTAAGGAAACGGTAACAAATAAG GATCCACCAAAGGCCTCAACACCCCCATGTGTACCTTTTACATTTTCCTCCCCAATTGTCAAAGCCACTGCTGCTAGCCCACCTTCCTTTTCCCCTTCT GCTGGATTTACTTTCAGCGCCCCTGTGACAAAGTTAGGTCCCTCCATGTCAAATGGAAAGCTGACCACACCCATAGCGGCAACAG TGAAGCcagcaacaaataaaagcacagaagaCTTTGAAGGACCTTTCAAACCAGCCAAAACCCTGAAGCAGGGCAGCGTGCTGGATCTTCTCAAAGCACCTG GCTTTGCCTCTCCTGTTGCTCAGATTTCCCCAAGCTCAGATGCTGCACCCCAGCAGACGTCTACACAATCCACTgccccctcctccacctctacAACCACCTCCTCCCTCGCTGCATCAACAGGGTTCGGTAGTTTGTTCAAAGCCTCAACAGACTGGAGCTGTGATGTCTGCCTGGTTCAGAACAAGTCATCAGATACAAAGTGTGTTTGCTGTGCAGCCCCGCAGCCTAACTCATCCAAATCCATAGACAGTAAACCATCCCTTGCCACCTCAGTTGGGCaggagaacagcagcagcagcaccaacaCCACCTCCACCACTACAACCACAACAGGTTTTGGCACAATGTTTTCCAAACCTGCAGGAACCTGGGACTGTGATACTTGTCTTGTTCTAAACAAACCTGATGCAGTAAAGTGTGTGGCCTGTGAAACGGCCAAACCCGGGACAGGCCTCAAACCCTCTCTGACTCTTCCTTCTGCCTTCTCAGCTGTAAAGACTGTATCTGCCCCTGCAGCTCCTGTTTCTACAGGATTCAGTGGATTTGGAGACAAATTCAAAAAACCTGAGGGTGCATGGGAATGTGATACATGTATGGTACAGAACAAGGCAGAGGATACTAAGTGTGTGGCCTGCACGAATCCTAAACCAG gagcttcagcagGAGCCTCTTCAACGGCCAGCAGTGCCCCAGTGTTTGGACTTGGAGACAAGTTCAAGAAGCCAGAGGGAACCTGGGATTGTGATGTCTGTCTTCTACAGAATAAAGCTGCTGATTTGCAGTGTGTTGCCTGTCAGGCAGCCAAACCTGGAGCTAATGTGGAGCCCAAGG CCTTTGGTTCTTCCGGTTCCTCAGCTGGTGCGACTTCAGGCTCGTCTACTTTTGGCTCTTCTACCTCTAGTTCTGGAGGCTTTAAGTTTGGCACATCAGACAGTACTTCGGGATCTGGATCTGGAGGTTTCAAATTTGGGGGCTCACTTTCAGAATCTTCTTCTGCTTCATCAGGTGGATTTAAATTTGGAGTCTCATTTGGAAGCTCCTCATCAGAAGCCACTTCTAAAGACACTACTGCCTCATCAGGGTTCAAATTCGGCAGCTCGTCTGAGGGCTTTAAATTTGGGGCTGCCTCTAGTGATGACAAAAAGTCAGACCAGCCTGCTGCAGGTTCTGGGTTTAAGTTTGGAGTAAGCGGTGGGATAGCATTTGGAACTGGATCATCTAGCACAGAAAGTAACTCTTCTAAAAGTGGTTTCACCTTTGGACTTTCAAAACCTGAGGAGAAAACATCAGATGCCACCACAACCTCCTCATCCACTGTTACTTTTACTCCTCCTTCGTCTCAAGAAAAGAGTGACAGTGTGGCATCAACAAACACCAACTTaaccaccacaacaacaaccacaattGGATCTGTGTTTGGGAGACTGGGTGAGCCAGTCTCACCACAAGCGGCTTCTACATTTGGATCCTTACAGCCAGGGAAAGAGCCTGCTGCTCCCACCTTTACCTTTGGGAAGccagaagaaaagaaggaagcAGTTGCCTCCTCGGCTCCATCTTCCTTCCTTTTTGGTGGTGCTAGTAAGGATGCAGATTCTGCACCAGTACCAGCCGCCACAGGAGGTTTTTCCTTCGGCAAACCCAGCGCTCCAGCAGAACAACCTCCACCGGCtttcacttttggcaagccAGCAGACAAGAGCGAAACTTCCACTTCAGAGGCCCCAAAGGCCTCCTTCACTTTTGGACAAAGTGCTGCAG attcttctgctgctgctccaaaaCCAGCATTTTCATTTATGACTAGTAATCCCACCAACGCCACAAACTCCACAACGTCATCGTCCTCTACCCCGACTCCCAGTCTGTTCGGCACCACCACCgtcaccaccaccagcagcagcagcagcagctccacaccGGCTCCAGCTCCTTCTGCAGCTCCCAGTACTTTCATGTTCGGTCAGTCTGCTGCAGCCTCCAGCGACGCTCCTCCAGCTAAAACGTTCCTCTTTGGCCAGAGTCAGGACAGCCAGCCACCGGCCCCGTCAGCTGCTCCTCTGAACTCAGCCCCAGCCCCAGCTCCAGCTCAGCCCTTCATCTTTGGCGCTCCTGCCaatgctgctcctcctcctgctgctgctccctcCTTCGGTTTTGGAGCAACAGCGCCCTCTGCTGCCTCTTCATCAG CTGCATCTACAGCTCCCTCCCCGTTTGCATTCAGCTCAGCCCCCTCCGCTGGGTTTGGAGCCAACCAGACTCCTTCATTCGGGTCCTCCTTTGGGTCCCCTTTCCCAGCCACACCTTCTCAGGCCCCGGCCTTTGGGGCCAAACCCAGTGCTGCCCCTGTCTTTGGACAGCAGACCAACTCCACGCCTGTATTTGGGGCGGCTGCTAATGCTGCACCAG GTGGAGGATTTCAGTTTGGAGGATCCGGTGGATTTGGAGCCACGAACAACGCCTCAGGTGTGTTTACCTTTGGAGCCGGATCAGCTGCCTCTCCTGCCCCCCCTGCCAACCCTTCCATGGCACCCCAGTCTGGAGCCCCTGGAGGTGGATTCAACTTCACACAACCCCCGACATTCAATATTGG GTCGACTAAATCCTTCACTGCCTCTCCAGCTGGACAGCAACCAATCGCTGGGCGCAAGATCAAGACAGCAGTGCGGCGCAGAAAGTAG
- the nup153 gene encoding nuclear pore complex protein Nup153 isoform X8 has product MAATGGGKIRSRRYHIASKPYAKSKQQSGLISRVTDTVKSIVPSWLQKYFKNEDAPEGGETVQGPNRNCQPPPPPNGSEEGPSPLDGRDSPEPSTSNTEPSTSRASLNFQEYVLSRPPLSRSHLHFTPLDPSAPTLGASSSLFSQPSTSSAPGPFSTGFSLVKEIKDNLSQHEDDNISTTSGFSSRASDKDVPTSKAASLPQLWSPETDRTNCGPQPSQSSQKKPAFNLSVFGTSSNSTLNSTVLSSSQLGDSPFYPGKTTYGGAAAVRSSRTRPGTPYQAPVRRQIKAKPAGAQPCGVTSATARRILQSLERMSSPLADAKRIPAAASSPLSTSMDGINLDASHLTPKKKRVESTLPPVQKLVVPATASVSGNRSVSFRATLTPGGVSRTLDRATRETPTRQSPQLLEATPGPSQSTKGSSGPAYPLSSTPAASSVSSGGGKMKRERSSARPSSKHQEDDEVAEVPDLPTISLPIGPSALPTFSFSSPLPPVTTSTTVSSTPKTMPVTPAKETVTNKDPPKASTPPCVPFTFSSPIVKATAASPPSFSPSAGFTFSAPVTKLGPSMSNGKLTTPIAATVKPATNKSTEDFEGPFKPAKTLKQGSVLDLLKAPGFASPVAQISPSSDAAPQQTSTQSTAPSSTSTTTSSLAASTGFGSLFKASTDWSCDVCLVQNKSSDTKCVCCAAPQPNSSKSIDSKPSLATSVGQENSSSSTNTTSTTTTTTGFGTMFSKPAGTWDCDTCLVLNKPDAVKCVACETAKPGTGLKPSLTLPSAFSAVKTVSAPAAPVSTGFSGFGDKFKKPEGAWECDTCMVQNKAEDTKCVACTNPKPGASAGASSTASSAPVFGLGDKFKKPEGTWDCDVCLLQNKAADLQCVACQAAKPGANVEPKAFGSSGSSAGATSGSSTFGSSTSSSGGFKFGTSDSTSGSGSGGFKFGGSLSESSSASSGGFKFGVSFGSSSSEATSKDTTASSGFKFGSSSEGFKFGAASSDDKKSDQPAAGSGFKFGVSGGIAFGTGSSSTESNSSKSGFTFGLSKPEEKTSDATTTSSSTVTFTPPSSQEKSDSVASTNTNLTTTTTTTIGSVFGRLGEPVSPQAASTFGSLQPGKEPAAPTFTFGKPEEKKEAVASSAPSSFLFGGASKDADSAPVPAATGGFSFGKPSAPAEQPPPAFTFGKPADKSETSTSEAPKASFTFGQSAADSSAAAPKPAFSFMTSNPTNATNSTTSSSSTPTPSLFGTTTVTTTSSSSSSSTPAPAPSAAPSTFMFGQSAAASSDAPPAKTFLFGQSQDSQPPAPSAAPLNSAPAPAPAQPFIFGAPANAAPPPAAAPSFGFGATAPSAASSSAAASTAPSPFAFSSAPSAGFGANQTPSFGSSFGSPFPATPSQAPAFGAKPSAAPVFGQQTNSTPVFGAAANAAPGGGFQFGGSGGFGATNNASGVFTFGAGSAASPAPPANPSMAPQSGAPGGGFNFTQPPTFNIGSTKSFTASPAGQQPIAGRKIKTAVRRRK; this is encoded by the exons ATGGCGGCCACGGGTGGAGGGAAAATTAGAAGCAGGAGATATCATATCGCCTCTAAACCTTACGCCAAGAGTAAACAG cagTCAGGCCTCATCAGTCGAGTGACAGACACAGTAAAGAGCATCGTTCCTTCCTGGCTGCAGAAATACTTTAAGAATGAAGATGCTCCTGAAGGAGGAGAGACTGTACAGGGGCCAAACAGGAACTGCcagccacctcctcctcctaatGGCAGTGAAGAGGGACCTTCTCCCCTCGATGGGCGCGACTCTCCAGAGCCTAGCACCAGTAACACAG AGCCCTCAACCAGCCGAGCATCCCTGAACTTTCAGGAGTATGTACTCTCTCGACCTCCTCTGAGTCGCTCTCACCTCCACTTTACCCCGCTGGATCCTTCTGCCCCAACCCTGGGGGCCTCCAGCAGCCTCTTCTCTCAGCCTTCCACCTCCTCAGCTCCTGGGCCTTTTTCTACAGGCTTCTCCTTGGTGAAAGAAATCAAGGACAACCTCTCACAGCACGAAGATGATAACATCTCCACCACAAGTGGATTCTCCTCCCGTGCATCTGACAAAG ATGTCCCCACTTCCAAAGCGGCATCGCTTCCTCAGCTCTGGTCCccagagacagacagaacaaACTGTGGGCCTCAGCCCTCCCAGTCCAGTCAGAAAAAGCCTGCTTTCAACCTGTCTGTCTTTGGAACCTCCTCCAAT TCGACATTAAACAGCACAGTACTGAGCTCCAGCCAGCTTGGAGATTCGCCCTTCTACCCCGGGAAGACCACGTATGGTGGAGCAGCTGCTGTCAGAAGCTCCCGTACTCGCCCTGGAACACCATACCAG GCTCCAGTGAGGAGACAGATCAAGGCTAAGCCTGCTGGTGCTCAGCCCTGTGGGGTGACCAGCGCCACAGCCAGACGCATTCTGCAGTCCTTGGAGCGCATGTCGAGCCCACTGGCT GATGCCAAGAGAATccctgcagcagcttcatccCCCCTCTCAACA TCGATGGATGGCATAAATCTAGATGCTTCACATCTCACGCCCAAAAAGAAGCGG GTGGAGTCAACCCTCCCACCGGTGCAGAAACTTGTGGTTCCTGCCACAGCATCAGTGTCAGGAAATCGCTCTGTGTCCTTCAGGGCCACTTTGACCCCTGGAGGAGTGAGCCGAACTCTGGACAGGGCCACAAGAGAGACG CCGACAAGACAATCACCGCAGCTACTTGAAGCAACCCCTGGTCCATCACAAAG CACAAAGGGTTCCAGTGGTCCGGCCTATCCTCTGTCCAGCACACCTGCAGCCAGCAGTGTGAGCTCTGGAGGCGGCAagatgaagagagagaggagcagtGCACGACCCTCCTCCAAACACCAGGAAGATGATGAG GTGGCTGAAGTGCCAGACCTCCCAACCATTTCACTTCCCATCGGCCCATCTGCCTTGCCCACCTTCAGCTTCTCCTCTCCCCTGCCACCCGTCACCACCTCCACGACCGTTAGCTCCACCCCCAAGACCATGCCTGTTACTCCTGCTAAGGAAACGGTAACAAATAAG GATCCACCAAAGGCCTCAACACCCCCATGTGTACCTTTTACATTTTCCTCCCCAATTGTCAAAGCCACTGCTGCTAGCCCACCTTCCTTTTCCCCTTCT GCTGGATTTACTTTCAGCGCCCCTGTGACAAAGTTAGGTCCCTCCATGTCAAATGGAAAGCTGACCACACCCATAGCGGCAACAG TGAAGCcagcaacaaataaaagcacagaagaCTTTGAAGGACCTTTCAAACCAGCCAAAACCCTGAAGCAGGGCAGCGTGCTGGATCTTCTCAAAGCACCTG GCTTTGCCTCTCCTGTTGCTCAGATTTCCCCAAGCTCAGATGCTGCACCCCAGCAGACGTCTACACAATCCACTgccccctcctccacctctacAACCACCTCCTCCCTCGCTGCATCAACAGGGTTCGGTAGTTTGTTCAAAGCCTCAACAGACTGGAGCTGTGATGTCTGCCTGGTTCAGAACAAGTCATCAGATACAAAGTGTGTTTGCTGTGCAGCCCCGCAGCCTAACTCATCCAAATCCATAGACAGTAAACCATCCCTTGCCACCTCAGTTGGGCaggagaacagcagcagcagcaccaacaCCACCTCCACCACTACAACCACAACAGGTTTTGGCACAATGTTTTCCAAACCTGCAGGAACCTGGGACTGTGATACTTGTCTTGTTCTAAACAAACCTGATGCAGTAAAGTGTGTGGCCTGTGAAACGGCCAAACCCGGGACAGGCCTCAAACCCTCTCTGACTCTTCCTTCTGCCTTCTCAGCTGTAAAGACTGTATCTGCCCCTGCAGCTCCTGTTTCTACAGGATTCAGTGGATTTGGAGACAAATTCAAAAAACCTGAGGGTGCATGGGAATGTGATACATGTATGGTACAGAACAAGGCAGAGGATACTAAGTGTGTGGCCTGCACGAATCCTAAACCAG gagcttcagcagGAGCCTCTTCAACGGCCAGCAGTGCCCCAGTGTTTGGACTTGGAGACAAGTTCAAGAAGCCAGAGGGAACCTGGGATTGTGATGTCTGTCTTCTACAGAATAAAGCTGCTGATTTGCAGTGTGTTGCCTGTCAGGCAGCCAAACCTGGAGCTAATGTGGAGCCCAAGG CCTTTGGTTCTTCCGGTTCCTCAGCTGGTGCGACTTCAGGCTCGTCTACTTTTGGCTCTTCTACCTCTAGTTCTGGAGGCTTTAAGTTTGGCACATCAGACAGTACTTCGGGATCTGGATCTGGAGGTTTCAAATTTGGGGGCTCACTTTCAGAATCTTCTTCTGCTTCATCAGGTGGATTTAAATTTGGAGTCTCATTTGGAAGCTCCTCATCAGAAGCCACTTCTAAAGACACTACTGCCTCATCAGGGTTCAAATTCGGCAGCTCGTCTGAGGGCTTTAAATTTGGGGCTGCCTCTAGTGATGACAAAAAGTCAGACCAGCCTGCTGCAGGTTCTGGGTTTAAGTTTGGAGTAAGCGGTGGGATAGCATTTGGAACTGGATCATCTAGCACAGAAAGTAACTCTTCTAAAAGTGGTTTCACCTTTGGACTTTCAAAACCTGAGGAGAAAACATCAGATGCCACCACAACCTCCTCATCCACTGTTACTTTTACTCCTCCTTCGTCTCAAGAAAAGAGTGACAGTGTGGCATCAACAAACACCAACTTaaccaccacaacaacaaccacaattGGATCTGTGTTTGGGAGACTGGGTGAGCCAGTCTCACCACAAGCGGCTTCTACATTTGGATCCTTACAGCCAGGGAAAGAGCCTGCTGCTCCCACCTTTACCTTTGGGAAGccagaagaaaagaaggaagcAGTTGCCTCCTCGGCTCCATCTTCCTTCCTTTTTGGTGGTGCTAGTAAGGATGCAGATTCTGCACCAGTACCAGCCGCCACAGGAGGTTTTTCCTTCGGCAAACCCAGCGCTCCAGCAGAACAACCTCCACCGGCtttcacttttggcaagccAGCAGACAAGAGCGAAACTTCCACTTCAGAGGCCCCAAAGGCCTCCTTCACTTTTGGACAAAGTGCTGCAG attcttctgctgctgctccaaaaCCAGCATTTTCATTTATGACTAGTAATCCCACCAACGCCACAAACTCCACAACGTCATCGTCCTCTACCCCGACTCCCAGTCTGTTCGGCACCACCACCgtcaccaccaccagcagcagcagcagcagctccacaccGGCTCCAGCTCCTTCTGCAGCTCCCAGTACTTTCATGTTCGGTCAGTCTGCTGCAGCCTCCAGCGACGCTCCTCCAGCTAAAACGTTCCTCTTTGGCCAGAGTCAGGACAGCCAGCCACCGGCCCCGTCAGCTGCTCCTCTGAACTCAGCCCCAGCCCCAGCTCCAGCTCAGCCCTTCATCTTTGGCGCTCCTGCCaatgctgctcctcctcctgctgctgctccctcCTTCGGTTTTGGAGCAACAGCGCCCTCTGCTGCCTCTTCATCAG CAGCTGCATCTACAGCTCCCTCCCCGTTTGCATTCAGCTCAGCCCCCTCCGCTGGGTTTGGAGCCAACCAGACTCCTTCATTCGGGTCCTCCTTTGGGTCCCCTTTCCCAGCCACACCTTCTCAGGCCCCGGCCTTTGGGGCCAAACCCAGTGCTGCCCCTGTCTTTGGACAGCAGACCAACTCCACGCCTGTATTTGGGGCGGCTGCTAATGCTGCACCAG GTGGAGGATTTCAGTTTGGAGGATCCGGTGGATTTGGAGCCACGAACAACGCCTCAGGTGTGTTTACCTTTGGAGCCGGATCAGCTGCCTCTCCTGCCCCCCCTGCCAACCCTTCCATGGCACCCCAGTCTGGAGCCCCTGGAGGTGGATTCAACTTCACACAACCCCCGACATTCAATATTGG GTCGACTAAATCCTTCACTGCCTCTCCAGCTGGACAGCAACCAATCGCTGGGCGCAAGATCAAGACAGCAGTGCGGCGCAGAAAGTAG